The following are from one region of the Populus trichocarpa isolate Nisqually-1 chromosome 8, P.trichocarpa_v4.1, whole genome shotgun sequence genome:
- the LOC112328513 gene encoding sedoheptulose-1,7-bisphosphatase, chloroplastic yields the protein METGIACCARGAYLPGVSQHSKASMSPRSISPSFATRSLKSSSLFGETLRFIPRSSLRVSKAKNSSLVTRCEIGDSLEEFLAKATPDKGLIRVMMCMGEALRTIAFKVRTASCGGTACVNSFGDEQLAVDMLANNLLFEALTHSHFCKYACSEEVPELQDMGGPVEGGFSVAFDPLDGSSIVDTNFSVGTIFGVWPGEKLIGVTGRDQVAAAMGVYGPRTTYVLALKDYPGTHEFLLLDEGKWQHVKETTEVGEGKLFSPGNLRATFDNPDYEKLINYYVKEKYTLRYTGGMVPDVNQIIVKEKGVFTNVISPTSKAKLRLLFEVAPLGLLVEKAGGYSSDGHKSVLDKEIINLDDRTQVAYGSKNEIIRFEETLYGKSRLKAEGVPVGAAA from the exons ATGGAGACTGGTATAGCATGCTGTGCTCGAGGGGCTTACTTACCTGGTGTTTCTCAGCATTCAAAAGCTTCAATGTCTCCACGGTCCATTTCTCCGTCCTTCGCTACGAGG AGTCTGAAATCAAGCTCGCTATTTGGGGAGACGTTGCGCTTCATACCAAGATCATCACTAAGGGTTTCAAAAGCAAAGAACTCTTCCCTTGTGACCAGATGTGAGATTGGTGATAGCCTG GAAGAATTCCTTGCAAAGGCAACTCCAGATAAGGGACTGATTAGGGTGATGATGTGCATGGGCGAGGCATTGAGGACCATTGCCTTCAAAGTCAGGACTGCTTCCTGTGGAGGAACGGCTTGTGTGAACTCCTTTGGAGATGAGCAGCTTGCTGTGGATATGCTTGCCAACAACCTTCTTTTTGag GCTTTGACTCACTCGCATTTCTGCAAATATGCTTGCTCTGAGGAGGTCCCTGAACTGCAAGACATGGGTGGCCCCGTTGAAG GTGGATTCAGTGTTGCTTTTGATCCACTTGATGGTTCCAGCATTGTCGACACAAATTTCTCTGTGGGCACCATCTTTGGAGTGTGGCCAGGAGAAAAATTAATTGGGGTAACGGGGAGAGATCAAGTGGCTGCAGCCATGGGGGTTTACGGTCCTCGAACTACATACGTTCTTGCTCTTAAAGACTACCCTGGCACCCATgagtttcttcttcttgatgAAG gAAAATGGCAACATGTCAAAGAGACAACAGAGGTTGGTGAAGGGAAACTTTTCTCCCCTGGAAATTTGAGGGCCACATTTGACAACCCTGACTAtgaaaag TTGATCAACTACTACGTAAAAGAGAAGTACACCTTGAGATACACAGGAGGGATGGTGCCAGATGTCAATCAG ATCATAGTTAAAGAGAAGGGTGTCTTCACCAATGTGATTTCTCCAACTTCCAAAGCCAAGCTGAGATTGTTATTTGAGGTTGCTCCTTTGGGGTTATTGGTTGAAAAAGCTGGGGGTTACAGTAGTGATGGTCATAAGTCTGTGCTAGACAAGGAAATAATAAATCTTGATGACAGAACTCAAGTTGCATATGGATCCAAGAATGAGATTATCCGATTTGAGGAAACTCTGTATGGGAAATCAAGGCTCAAGGCCGAGGGTGTTCCTGTTGGAGCTGCTGCTTAA
- the LOC7494472 gene encoding uncharacterized protein LOC7494472 codes for MEVEAGVVKWRGSVGGIVDAPIDKVWTMVSQTKKLAEWMPMVERCTDLVGEEGVPGYVRLVSGFMFPQQDGDRSWIKERLVSLDSTSHNYVYKMEASNVGLDGSINTLKLVDYWDDSTLVNWSFQIDPLEGASEDSIIDYLGFLYKSGINRIEGAIKASSIGV; via the exons ATG GAGGTCGAAGCAGGAGTGGTGAAATGGCGTGGATCGGTTGGAGGCATAGTTGATGCACCTATAGACAAAGTCTGGACAATGGTTTCTCAAACCAAGAAGCTAGCAGAATGGATGCCAATGGTGGAAAGATGCACTGACTTGGTTGGAGAAGAAGGTGTTCCAGGTTATGTTCGGTTAGTGTCAGGATTCATGTTCCCTCAACAAGATGGTGACAGATCATGGATCAAGGAGAGGTTGGTTTCTCTGGATTCTACATCACACAACTATGTTTACAAAATGGAAGCCAGCAATGTCGGTTTGGATGGAtcaataaatacattaaaacttGTTGATTATTGGGATGATTCCACACTAGTTAACTGGTCATTTCAGATAGACCCTTTGGAAGGCGCCTCCGAGGATAGCATAATAGATTATCTAGGATTTCTGTATAAATCTGGCATTAACAGGATTGAAGGTGCTATAAAAGCTTCATCGATAGGAGTTTGA